A DNA window from Mus caroli chromosome 8, CAROLI_EIJ_v1.1, whole genome shotgun sequence contains the following coding sequences:
- the Armc6 gene encoding armadillo repeat-containing protein 6 isoform X2 yields MASKRITQETFDAAVRENIEEFEMGTEEAIREAVEQFESQGVDLSNIVKATPKVSLDGLQEPTHSVLQALNDLQESLTGSRLQEVSAHLGRFCDQCKQQKASRYLAAQKGAYPILLAAWQLAATSDQGLLLQALNALAVLTDGQPDLLDAQGLHLLVATLAQNAANTELTCCGIRCVRHVCLKHEQNRQDLVKAGVLPLLTAAITQHGQHADVVREACWALRVMTFDDDIRVPFGHAHEHAKMIVQENKGLKVLIEAARAFSDNPGVLSELCSTLSRLAVRNEFCQEVIDLGGLGILVTLLADCNDHQDLVKQVLSALRAIAGNDDVKDAIVRAGGTESIVAAMTQHLASPQVCEQSCAALCVLALRKPDNSRVIIEGGGALAALQAMKAHPQEAGVQKQACMLIRNLVSRSQVFSKPILDLGAEELILQARAAHPDCEDVAKAALRDLGCRVELRELWTGKKGDLAL; encoded by the exons ATGGCTTCCAAGCGCATCACCCAGGAAACCTTTGATGCTGCAGTGCGGGAGAACATTGAGGAGTTTGAGATGGGCACTGAGGAGGCCATTCGAGAGGCTGTGGAGCAGTTTGAATCACAAG GGGTTGATCTGAGCAACATTGTGAAGGCAACACCAAAAGTATCATTGGATGGCCTTCAGGAGCCCACACATAGTGTCCTGCAG GCCCTCAATGATCTGCAGGAGTCCCTGACTGGCTCTCGGCTCCAGGAGGTGTCAGCCCACCTTGGCCGCTTCTGTGACCAGTGCAAGCAGCAGAAGGCCAGCCGCTACCTGGCAGCCCAGAAGGGAGCCTACCCaatcctcctggctgcctggcaGCTGGCTGCCACTAGTGACCAGGGTCTTCTGCTCCAGGCTCTCAATGCTCTGGCAGTGCTGACTGATGGCCAGCCTGACCTCCTGGATGCCCAGGGCTTGCATCTTCTCGTGGCCACGCTAGCACAGAATGCCGCCAACACTGAACTCACGTGCTGTGGGATTCGCTGCGTGCGCCATGTCTGCCTAAAGCACGAACAGAATCGGCAGGACTTGGTGAAAGCTGGCGTGTTGCCCCTGCTCACAGCGGCTATTACACAGCATGGCCAGCACGCCGATGTGGTCAGGGAGGCCTGCTGGGCCTTGCGGGTCATGACCTTTGATGATGATATCCGAGTGCCCTTTGGCCATGCCCATGAGCACGCCAAGATGATTGTTCAGGAGAACAAAGGCCTGAAGGTGCTCATTGAGGCTGCCAGAG CATTCTCTGACAACCCAGGGGTCCTGAGCGAACTCTGCAGCACCCTATCCCGCCTGGCTGTTCGGAATGAATTCTGCCAGGAGGTTATAGACCTCGGAGGCCTTGGCATCCTTGTGACCTTGCTGGCTGACTGCAATGACCACCAG GACCTCGTGAAGCAAGTTCTCAGTGCCCTGAGGGCTATCGCAGGCAACGACGACGTAAAGGATGCCATTGTCCGGGCAGGTGGTACGGAGTCCATTGTGGCTGCTATGACTCAGCACCTGGCCAGCCCCCAG GTATGTGAGCAAAGCTGTGCCGCACTCTGCGTCCTAGCCCTTCGAAAGCCGGACAACAGCCGGGTCATTATTGAGGGCGGCGGGGCTCTGGCTGCTCTGCAGGCCATGAAGGCTCATCCACAAGAGGCTGGTGTCCAG AAACAGGCTTGCATGCTGATCCGAAACCTGGTGTCCCGCAGCCAGGTCTTCTCCAAGCCCATCCTGGACCTGGGAGCAGAGGAGCTCATTTTGCAAGCCCGAGCTGCTCACCCAGACTGTGAAGATGTGGCTAAGGCCGCATTGCGAGACCTAGGCTGCCGTGTGGAGCTTCGTGAACTGTGGACAGGAAAGAAGGGTGACCTGGCTCTATGA
- the Armc6 gene encoding armadillo repeat-containing protein 6 isoform X1, translated as MLRLSCRAVMASKRITQETFDAAVRENIEEFEMGTEEAIREAVEQFESQGVDLSNIVKATPKVSLDGLQEPTHSVLQALNDLQESLTGSRLQEVSAHLGRFCDQCKQQKASRYLAAQKGAYPILLAAWQLAATSDQGLLLQALNALAVLTDGQPDLLDAQGLHLLVATLAQNAANTELTCCGIRCVRHVCLKHEQNRQDLVKAGVLPLLTAAITQHGQHADVVREACWALRVMTFDDDIRVPFGHAHEHAKMIVQENKGLKVLIEAARAFSDNPGVLSELCSTLSRLAVRNEFCQEVIDLGGLGILVTLLADCNDHQDLVKQVLSALRAIAGNDDVKDAIVRAGGTESIVAAMTQHLASPQVCEQSCAALCVLALRKPDNSRVIIEGGGALAALQAMKAHPQEAGVQKQACMLIRNLVSRSQVFSKPILDLGAEELILQARAAHPDCEDVAKAALRDLGCRVELRELWTGKKGDLAL; from the exons ATGCTTCGCCTTTCTTGTCGT GCAGTGATGGCTTCCAAGCGCATCACCCAGGAAACCTTTGATGCTGCAGTGCGGGAGAACATTGAGGAGTTTGAGATGGGCACTGAGGAGGCCATTCGAGAGGCTGTGGAGCAGTTTGAATCACAAG GGGTTGATCTGAGCAACATTGTGAAGGCAACACCAAAAGTATCATTGGATGGCCTTCAGGAGCCCACACATAGTGTCCTGCAG GCCCTCAATGATCTGCAGGAGTCCCTGACTGGCTCTCGGCTCCAGGAGGTGTCAGCCCACCTTGGCCGCTTCTGTGACCAGTGCAAGCAGCAGAAGGCCAGCCGCTACCTGGCAGCCCAGAAGGGAGCCTACCCaatcctcctggctgcctggcaGCTGGCTGCCACTAGTGACCAGGGTCTTCTGCTCCAGGCTCTCAATGCTCTGGCAGTGCTGACTGATGGCCAGCCTGACCTCCTGGATGCCCAGGGCTTGCATCTTCTCGTGGCCACGCTAGCACAGAATGCCGCCAACACTGAACTCACGTGCTGTGGGATTCGCTGCGTGCGCCATGTCTGCCTAAAGCACGAACAGAATCGGCAGGACTTGGTGAAAGCTGGCGTGTTGCCCCTGCTCACAGCGGCTATTACACAGCATGGCCAGCACGCCGATGTGGTCAGGGAGGCCTGCTGGGCCTTGCGGGTCATGACCTTTGATGATGATATCCGAGTGCCCTTTGGCCATGCCCATGAGCACGCCAAGATGATTGTTCAGGAGAACAAAGGCCTGAAGGTGCTCATTGAGGCTGCCAGAG CATTCTCTGACAACCCAGGGGTCCTGAGCGAACTCTGCAGCACCCTATCCCGCCTGGCTGTTCGGAATGAATTCTGCCAGGAGGTTATAGACCTCGGAGGCCTTGGCATCCTTGTGACCTTGCTGGCTGACTGCAATGACCACCAG GACCTCGTGAAGCAAGTTCTCAGTGCCCTGAGGGCTATCGCAGGCAACGACGACGTAAAGGATGCCATTGTCCGGGCAGGTGGTACGGAGTCCATTGTGGCTGCTATGACTCAGCACCTGGCCAGCCCCCAG GTATGTGAGCAAAGCTGTGCCGCACTCTGCGTCCTAGCCCTTCGAAAGCCGGACAACAGCCGGGTCATTATTGAGGGCGGCGGGGCTCTGGCTGCTCTGCAGGCCATGAAGGCTCATCCACAAGAGGCTGGTGTCCAG AAACAGGCTTGCATGCTGATCCGAAACCTGGTGTCCCGCAGCCAGGTCTTCTCCAAGCCCATCCTGGACCTGGGAGCAGAGGAGCTCATTTTGCAAGCCCGAGCTGCTCACCCAGACTGTGAAGATGTGGCTAAGGCCGCATTGCGAGACCTAGGCTGCCGTGTGGAGCTTCGTGAACTGTGGACAGGAAAGAAGGGTGACCTGGCTCTATGA